TCGACCAAGAAGAGGAGCGTCATAGGCTGACGCTTGAAGCGCTCGCGGACGTCGATGCCGGCCGTGTGGTCGATCACGGGGCCATGCTGGCCTGGGTCGACAGTCTGGGAACCGACGCGCCCTTGCCGCCGCCTGTCGAATAAAATCGCATGAAGATTGAATGGACCGCCAGGGCCAGCGGTGACCTCGCGAGGCTCTTCGATTTTCTGGAACCTGTGGCTCCGGATGCGGCGGTCCGGGTAGTCCAGGAAATCGCGCGAGCCCCGAACCGCCTGCTCTATCATCCTCGTATTGGCGAGAAACTGGACGTTTATGAGCCGCGCGAAGTTCGCCGTATCATCATCGGTCACTACGAGATGCGGTATGAGATTGCCGCCGGCACCCTTTTCATCCTGCGGGTCTGGCATAGCCGCGAGGATCGCGATTTTGGTCCGGAGGCCTGACGCAGTTTGAGCGCAGCTGATGGCAAAGGGGTGTTTTGGGCGGTTTCACGACGCCCTCATCCAGGCCTCCAACCCGGTCAGGCCGGCGATCGGCAGGAAAGCGAGCCAGGCCGGATGCTTCGCCCGGCTCAGGACAAGGGCCGCGACGCCGCTCACGGCAAAGACAGCGCTGATGATCCACAGCAGCGGGACATGATCCGGAAGCGGCGCGCGGTGGATGACGACCAGCATGGCCGCAATTCCCCACCAGGTCAGCGTGGTGATGTGCCAGGCCGTGCGGATCAGGGCGCGCACATACCAGGACCCGTGACCCAGGCTCGGCAGGTCGGGCCGCTTGAACAAAGGCCGGACCAGGCGGATCTCCCCGGCGATGGAGTGAAAGAGGCCGACCAGCACGGTCAGCACGGCGGCTATAATCAGCATGTACCCGCTCCGCTCAGACAGGATTGGCAAAGAGGGCCGCGATACCCAGCGCCCCGGTCAGGGCGAACAGGCTGGTCGAGGGCAGGCGCAGCGGCGGCATCCCGGCCTTGATCGCGATGGCGGCGCTCAGTGCTGACAGGCACAGGGCCAAAGGTCCCAGCAAATAGGGAAAGGCGGCGAAACGGGCGTCGAGCGCCGTCGCCGCGAAGGCCAAGGCCATGGCGGCCAGCAGGACCGTGGTGATGTGCCAGCAATAATAGTTCAGCCACTTGCTGGCCGGCGGCAGGTGGGTGTCTGCCAGCAGCGGCCGGGCAACGACCTGGCCGCCGGCAAAGGTGTGGATGAGGAAGGTGATGAGGGCGCTCAGGCTTGCCAGGGCGGCGAGAATGTTCATGATCGACTCGTTGTGAAATTTATGTTCTAGAAAAAATGTTCTATTATGGGTCGACCGTCAAGCTTTCTCGATGAAACTGTCTTTGCCGCTGTGGCCAATTGCCTGGTCGAGCAGGGCGAGGTGCGCCTGCAGGCCGTCACCGCGACGGCCGGCGTGTCGACCGGATCGATCTATCACCGCTTCGGCTCACGCGAGGGGCTGATGGCCGCCGCCTGGCTGGACGCGGTGGAGGCGTTTCAGGAAAGATTTCTTGTGGCGTTGGCGGCCGGGTCAAGAGAGGCAGGGGTGGCTGCGGCGCTTGCCACGCCCGCCTTCTGTCGCGAGGACGTGGCCCGGGCCCTGATCCTGACCACGGGGCGGCGTTCGGAAATGATGTCCGACAAGGCGCCGCCGGAGATGCAGGCCCGGCTCGATCAGCTCAATGGGCAGGCGAGGGCGGGGCTGGAAGCCTTCGCCCGTGACCTGGAAGTGCCGCTCGAGCGTGTCCGTCTGGCCCTGATCGGCATCCCGCTGGGAGCCGTCCGCCTTTACCTGCCCGAAAAGGCGGTCCCCGAGAGCGTGGATGCTGATATCAGAATGGCCGTCAGTGCCTTGCTGGCGGCGCGTTGACGCGGCCGCCCATGCTGCACTGGCGAAACCATTGGTCGTCCGTCAGCCGTCGATATGGCCGAGTGGCAGGCCACGGCCTTCCTTGACATTGCGGATCTGGACCGAAGTGCGGAAGTCACCGACCACGTCCAGCGGGATCATGCGTTCCTGCATGAACTCGTTATAGGCGTCGATGTCCGGGGTGACGATCTTGAGCAGATAGTCATAGGGGCCGGTCATGGTGCAGGCCTCGGTGATTTCCTGGAAGGTCTGGATGGCCTTCTCGAACTTCTCGTAATTGGCCTTGCGGGCCGGCTGGATCTTGATCTCCAGATAGGCCGTGAACATCAAGCCGATCATGCGCCGGTCGAGCTGAATCGAGCGGCGTTTGATGATACCCTCGGTCTCGAGGCGACGGATCCGGCGCCAGCAGGGCGAGGGGGTCAGGCCGACGATTTCGGCGATATCGGCGACGGAACGGCCCGCATCAGCCTGCAGGGCTTCGAGAATGCGTACATCAATCGTGTCCAGGGTGACGGTCATTATTTCCTCAAATCATCGTTTCGCAGGAAATTAATTCAAGTTTCCGCACTTGCGAACCCCGAAATGGCACCGCATTGCTATGCTGGACAAGACCCGCTCTTGCGCGCTAGACGCCTGTCGCGGATCTGCATCACGCGGAGACGCCCGTTTAGGCACGTTTTGCCGAAGTTTTCAGCGAGAGCTCATGGCACACACTGAACCCCGCTTCCACGTCCCTGCGCCGCATGTCCGGCCCGGTGACACGCCTGATTTTTCCCATATCCATATCCCGCCGGCCGGTGAGGCCAGGCGGCCCGACACCTCGGTTGCCGGGATGGAGACGCAGGACCTGGCACTCGGCCTGGTCCGCGTCCTCGACCACAATCACCAGGCGGTCGGCGAGTGGGACCCCAAGCTGGATGCCGGCGTTCTGCGCGAAGGCCTGCGCCACATGGTGCTGACCCGCGTCTATGACGACCGCATGCTGAAACTGCAGCGCCAAGGCAAGATGAGCTTCTACATGAAGTCCACCGGTGAGGAGGCCGTGGCCGTTGCCGGTGCGATGGCGATGAGCAATGACGACATGGTCTTCCCGTCCTACCGCCAGCAGGGCATCCTGTTTGCCCGCGGTCGGGACATTGTCGACATGATGTGCCACTGCATCTCCAACAGCCGTGACAATCTCAAAGGCCGCCAGCTGCCGGTCCACTACACCTGGGCCGAGGGCAAGTTCTTCTCGATTTCCGGCAATCTGGCGACCCAGCTGCCGCAGGCTGTCGGCTATGCCATGGCGTGCGAGTATCGCGGTGATGGCGAGATTGCCGCGACCTGGATCGGGGATGGTTCAACCGCCGAAGGCGATTTCCATGGCGCTTTGGTGCTGGCCTCGACCTATCGGGCGCCGGTGATCGTCAATGTGGTCAATAACCAGTGGGCGATCTCGACCTTCCAGGGCATCGCTGCCGGTGAAGCGCCGACCTTTGCCTATAAGGGCATGGGCTATGGCCTGGCCTCCCTGCGCATTGACGGCAATGACTTCCTCGCCGTCTACGCCGCCACCCAGTGGGCCGCCAAGCGGGCCCGCGACGGTCATGGCGCCACGGTGATCGAGCACTTCACCTATCGCGCCGATGCACACTCCACCTCGGACGACCCGTCCGGCTACCGGCCCAAGGGCGAGAATGCGATCTGGCCGCTGGGCGATCCGATCGAGCGCCTCAAACAGCACCTGATCGGTCTGGGCGAGTGGGATGAAGAACGCCACGCCGCGCTCGAGAAAGAACTCAACGAGCTGGTCATCGCCTCCTACAAGGAAGCCGAGAGCCACGGCACGCTGCATGACGGTCCGCTGTCGCCGGTCGAGTCGATCTTTGAGGATGTCTATGCCGAACCGGACTGGCGCCTGCGTCGCCAGCGCCAGGATCTGGGAGTTTAGATCATGGCCAAGATGAACATGATCCAGGCCCTCAACTCGGCCCTGGACAACATGATGGAACGCGACCCGGACGTGATCAGCTTTGGCGAGGATGCCGGCTATTTCGGCGGCGTCTTCCGGGTCACCGCGAACCTGCAGACGAAATATGGTCTCGACCGCTCCTTCGATGCGCCGATCAACGAGGCGGCGATCATGGGCATGGCGATCGGCATGGCGGCGAAGGGTTTGAAGCCCGTCGCGGAAATCCAGTTCTCGGACTATATCTTCCCCGGTCTCGACCAGATCGTCTCGGAAATGTCGCGCATCCGCTATCGTACCGCCGGCGCCTTCACCACGCCGGTCGTGGTGCGCACGCCCTGCGGCGGTGGTATCCGCGGTGGCCAGACCCATTCGATGAGCCCGGAAGCCTTCTTCACCCAGGTGCCTGGGGTGCAGGTGGTGATGCCGTCCAACCCCTATGACGCCAAGGGCCTGCTGATCGCTGCGATCGAAAGCCCGGACCCGGTCATCTTCTTCGAGCCGAAACGCCTCTATAATGGCCCCTTCGAGGGACATTCCGGCGGTGCCCTGTCGAGCTGGGCCAATCACCCCAAGGGCGAAGTGCCCGAGGACCATTACAGCCTGCCGATCGGCAAGGCCGAAGTGGTGCGTGAAGGCTCGGCTGTCACGATTGTCGCCTATGGCACGCTTGTCCTGGTCGCCCAGGCAGCGGCCGAGAAGGCGGGTATCGATGCCGAGATCATCGACCTCAAGACACTGGTTCCCTACGATATCGAGACGATCGCCCGTTCGGTGAACAAGACGGGTCGGTGTATAGTTGCCCAGGAAGCGCCGCGCACTTCCGGCTTCGCCGCCGAGCTGGCGGCGCAGATCCAGGAAGAGTGCTTTTTCGCGCTCGAGGCGCCGATCCAGCGCGTCACCGGCTGGGACACGCCTTATCCGCACGCCCATGAATGGTCCTACTTCCCGGGGCCGGACCGTTTCATCAATGCCATGAACACCGTTCTGGAGGCCTGATCGATGAGCGAATACCGTTACAAGATGCCCGATGTCGGCGAAGGGATTGTCGAGGCGGAAATCGTCGAGTGGCATGTCAAGGAAGGCGATACGGTCACCGAGGACCAGCACGTCCTTGATGTGATGACCGACAAGGCCACGGTTGAAATTCCCTGCGCCGTCAACGGCAAGGTGACCAAGCTGGTCGGCGCTCCGGGTGACGTCATTGCGGTCGGCACCGAGATCATGTTCATCGCCGTCGACAGCGCGGTTCCCGCAGAAGCCGAAGCGCCTGTCGAAGCCGAAGCCAAGGCCGAGCCGGCCAAACCGGCAGCGCCCAAGGCCGCCGAACCGGTCGCCGCCGCCGAAGCCCCGTCGATTGCCAGCCGCACCGGCGGTGAGCGCCCGCTGGCCAGCCCGGCGGTTCGCAAGCGCGCGCTTGAAGCGGATATCCGGCTGGCCAATGTGCCCGGCACGGGTCCGGCCGGTCGCATCACCCATGACGACCTGGACGATTTCATCAAGTCAGGCGGCCGTTTGGTCGCACGCTCGGGCTCGGGCAGTTCTTCGGTCCGCGCACCGCGCACCGGCGTGACCGAGGAAAAGGTGATCGGCCTGCGTCGCCGCATCTCCGAGAACATGTCCCATGTCCAGCGCACCGTCCCTGACATTGCCTATGTCGAGGAAATCGACGTTACGGCGCTGGAAGAATTGCGCGGCCACCTCAATGCCAGCAAGTCGGATGACCAGGCCAAGCTGACCTTCATTCCCTTCCTGGTCATGGCGCTGACCAAGGCGCTGCCCAATACGCCGCAGGCCAATGCCCATTTCGATGGCGAGGCGATGCTGCTGACCAAGCATGACGCTGTCCATTGCGGGGTCGCTGCGGCGACACCGAATGGCCTTATGGTGCCGGTCATCAAGCACGCCGAAAGCCTCGACATCTGGCAGATCGCGGCCGAGCTGAAGCGTCTGGCCGGAGCGGCCAAGGATGGCAAGGCGACCAAGGACGAGCTGACCGGCTCGACCATCACCATCACCTCGCTGGGAGCGATTGGGGGCCTGGTCACCACACCCATCCTCAACGCGCCGGAAACCGCCATTATCGGCGTCAACAAGATGCAGACCCTGCCGCGCTACAACGCCGAGGGCCTGGTCGTGCCGCGCAAGCTGATGAACCTGTCGAGCTGTTTCGATCACCGCATCGTCGACGGCTATGAGGCGGCGATGCTGATCCAGTCCGTGAAGCGCTATCTGGAGAACCCGGCCACGCTGTTCATGTAAAGCTCGGTCAGATCCTTCCCCGACAATGGGAGGTCCGGTTTGATTGTCAGCTCCCGGGGGATGCCCTAGGATTGTGCCATGACTCACAAATTTTGGCATGCGCAATGGGATCGTCCGAACGGGACGCCGCGCGCTGAGCTTGATGCGCTTGAAACCAGTTTTTGGAAGACGCTGGGCGGGATCGCCCTGGCGATCACACTACTTGTCGCGCTCGGCGGGGCGATCTGGTTTCTCGGCAATGATCCGCTGGTCTGGGTAGTGTCCGGGATTGCCCTGCTTGTCACCACAAGCGTAGGCGGGCTGGTCTGGCTGTCCCGGAAGGGGTGACACCGTCACTCTTCCGCCGCCGCTCCGCGCAAGACAGGCCTTGACCCGCCCGTCGGGTGAGCGGAAAAACGGGGGCAGGGGAGCACCGGCATGTCAGCCATCGCGAAACAGACTTGGTCCGATTTTGTCACGGTCACCGCCGTCTGGGCGGGGCTGGTCTTCGTTCTGATGTTCTACCACAAGAAAGTCGGCATGCCGTCGGAATGGATGCCGCAAGTCGTGTTCGGCAGCTTTGTGCTGGTCGCCATCCTCGCACCGATCGGCTCCTTGCTCTGGCGCCGCGTGATCCGGTCGACCTAGCCTCAGTCAGCCCCTTTCCCTTTATCCGCCGAACCGCTAAATCCGTCCCCGGAAAACGCGTTTTCGTGCTTTGATCTTCCAAGGAGCGCCTGTGATGCAGACACGGTCTTGCCAAGTCCTCATTGTCGGAGGTGGCCCGGGCGGCTATCCGGCCGCCATCCGCGCCGGCCAGCTGGGTCTGGACACCATTATTGTCGACAAGCACGGGCTGGGCGGCACCTGCCTCAATCGTGGCTGTATCCCGTCCAAGGCGATGATCCATGCGGCGACCAAGTTCGAGGAAATGGGCAAGCATGCCGATAGCGATGTGCTGGGCATCTCGCTGGCCGAAGCGCCCAAGCTGGACATGGGCAAGCTGGTTGGCTGGAAGGACGGCATCGTCTCCAAGCTCACCGGCGGTGTCGGCCAACTGATCAAGGCAGCGGGCGCCGAGCACCTTGCCGGCTGGGCCGAGTTCTCCAACGCCAAGACCTGTGTCGTCACGCAGGACAATGGCGAAAAGGTCGAGATCACGGCGGAAAACGTCATTCTCGCCACCGGTTCGGTCGAGGTCGAACTGCCCTTCCTGCCCTTCGGGGACACGGTCATCGGCTCGACCGAAGCGCTGAACCTGACCGAATTGCCGGAAAAACTGGTCGTGGTCGGGGCCGGCTATATCGGGCTGGAACTGGGCATCGCCTATCGCAAGCTGGGCTCGGACGTCACCTTTATCGAGGCGTCGGACGGCATCCTGCCGCTCTACGACAAGGAGATCACCCGTCCGATCACCATGTGGTTGAAGAAGCACAAGGTGGCGGTCAACCTGTCCTGCAAGGCCAAGGGCGTCACCGAAAAAGGCGGCAAGGCCGTGCTCGCCTATGAGGACGCCAAGGGCGCGGCGCAGACCATCGAGGCCGACAAGATCCTCGTCGCGGTCGGCCGCAAGGCCTGCCTGGATGGCTGGGGCCTGGAAAACATGGGCCTCGATCTCGAGGGCGGGAAATTCATCAAGGTCGACAGCCAGTGCCGCACCGGCATGCGCGGCGTCTATGCCATCGGCGATGTCGTTGGCGAGCCGCTGCTGGCCCACAAGGCAACGGCCCAGGGCGAGATGGTCGCCGAGATCATTGCCGGTCATCGCCGCGAGCATGATCCAGTCTCCATTGCCGCTGTCTGCTTCACCGAGCCGGAAATCGTCGGCGTCGGCCTGACGCCGGACGAGGCCAAGGCCAAGGGCGAAGAGATCATCACCGGCAAATTCCCGCTCGCCGCCTCCGGTCGATACCTGTCGATGGAAGCGGGCCTCGATGGCGGTTTCGTCCGCGTCACCGCGCGCAAGGAAGACCATGTCATCCTCGGCATTCACGCGGTTGGCACCCATGTCTCCGAACTGTCGGGTGAGTTCGCCCTGGCGGTCGAGATGGGCGCCCGCCTCGACGACATCGCCGGCACCATCCACGTCCACCCGACCCTGACCGAAGGCTTCGCCGAAGCCGCGCTGACGGCACTGGGCCACCCGATCCATATTTCGGCGCCGAAGAAGTAGA
The window above is part of the Maricaulis maris MCS10 genome. Proteins encoded here:
- a CDS encoding TetR/AcrR family transcriptional regulator — protein: MGRPSSFLDETVFAAVANCLVEQGEVRLQAVTATAGVSTGSIYHRFGSREGLMAAAWLDAVEAFQERFLVALAAGSREAGVAAALATPAFCREDVARALILTTGRRSEMMSDKAPPEMQARLDQLNGQARAGLEAFARDLEVPLERVRLALIGIPLGAVRLYLPEKAVPESVDADIRMAVSALLAAR
- a CDS encoding alpha-ketoacid dehydrogenase subunit beta; the encoded protein is MAKMNMIQALNSALDNMMERDPDVISFGEDAGYFGGVFRVTANLQTKYGLDRSFDAPINEAAIMGMAIGMAAKGLKPVAEIQFSDYIFPGLDQIVSEMSRIRYRTAGAFTTPVVVRTPCGGGIRGGQTHSMSPEAFFTQVPGVQVVMPSNPYDAKGLLIAAIESPDPVIFFEPKRLYNGPFEGHSGGALSSWANHPKGEVPEDHYSLPIGKAEVVREGSAVTIVAYGTLVLVAQAAAEKAGIDAEIIDLKTLVPYDIETIARSVNKTGRCIVAQEAPRTSGFAAELAAQIQEECFFALEAPIQRVTGWDTPYPHAHEWSYFPGPDRFINAMNTVLEA
- a CDS encoding CopG family ribbon-helix-helix protein translates to MSAATRVITAHVPTGLAEKVDAMAARLDRSRGWVMKQALAAWVDQEEERHRLTLEALADVDAGRVVDHGAMLAWVDSLGTDAPLPPPVE
- a CDS encoding dihydrolipoamide acetyltransferase family protein, producing MSEYRYKMPDVGEGIVEAEIVEWHVKEGDTVTEDQHVLDVMTDKATVEIPCAVNGKVTKLVGAPGDVIAVGTEIMFIAVDSAVPAEAEAPVEAEAKAEPAKPAAPKAAEPVAAAEAPSIASRTGGERPLASPAVRKRALEADIRLANVPGTGPAGRITHDDLDDFIKSGGRLVARSGSGSSSVRAPRTGVTEEKVIGLRRRISENMSHVQRTVPDIAYVEEIDVTALEELRGHLNASKSDDQAKLTFIPFLVMALTKALPNTPQANAHFDGEAMLLTKHDAVHCGVAAATPNGLMVPVIKHAESLDIWQIAAELKRLAGAAKDGKATKDELTGSTITITSLGAIGGLVTTPILNAPETAIIGVNKMQTLPRYNAEGLVVPRKLMNLSSCFDHRIVDGYEAAMLIQSVKRYLENPATLFM
- the lpdA gene encoding dihydrolipoyl dehydrogenase, whose translation is MMQTRSCQVLIVGGGPGGYPAAIRAGQLGLDTIIVDKHGLGGTCLNRGCIPSKAMIHAATKFEEMGKHADSDVLGISLAEAPKLDMGKLVGWKDGIVSKLTGGVGQLIKAAGAEHLAGWAEFSNAKTCVVTQDNGEKVEITAENVILATGSVEVELPFLPFGDTVIGSTEALNLTELPEKLVVVGAGYIGLELGIAYRKLGSDVTFIEASDGILPLYDKEITRPITMWLKKHKVAVNLSCKAKGVTEKGGKAVLAYEDAKGAAQTIEADKILVAVGRKACLDGWGLENMGLDLEGGKFIKVDSQCRTGMRGVYAIGDVVGEPLLAHKATAQGEMVAEIIAGHRREHDPVSIAAVCFTEPEIVGVGLTPDEAKAKGEEIITGKFPLAASGRYLSMEAGLDGGFVRVTARKEDHVILGIHAVGTHVSELSGEFALAVEMGARLDDIAGTIHVHPTLTEGFAEAALTALGHPIHISAPKK
- a CDS encoding Lrp/AsnC family transcriptional regulator; amino-acid sequence: MTVTLDTIDVRILEALQADAGRSVADIAEIVGLTPSPCWRRIRRLETEGIIKRRSIQLDRRMIGLMFTAYLEIKIQPARKANYEKFEKAIQTFQEITEACTMTGPYDYLLKIVTPDIDAYNEFMQERMIPLDVVGDFRTSVQIRNVKEGRGLPLGHIDG
- a CDS encoding type II toxin-antitoxin system RelE/ParE family toxin: MKIEWTARASGDLARLFDFLEPVAPDAAVRVVQEIARAPNRLLYHPRIGEKLDVYEPREVRRIIIGHYEMRYEIAAGTLFILRVWHSREDRDFGPEA
- a CDS encoding 3-methyl-2-oxobutanoate dehydrogenase (2-methylpropanoyl-transferring) subunit alpha; this encodes MAHTEPRFHVPAPHVRPGDTPDFSHIHIPPAGEARRPDTSVAGMETQDLALGLVRVLDHNHQAVGEWDPKLDAGVLREGLRHMVLTRVYDDRMLKLQRQGKMSFYMKSTGEEAVAVAGAMAMSNDDMVFPSYRQQGILFARGRDIVDMMCHCISNSRDNLKGRQLPVHYTWAEGKFFSISGNLATQLPQAVGYAMACEYRGDGEIAATWIGDGSTAEGDFHGALVLASTYRAPVIVNVVNNQWAISTFQGIAAGEAPTFAYKGMGYGLASLRIDGNDFLAVYAATQWAAKRARDGHGATVIEHFTYRADAHSTSDDPSGYRPKGENAIWPLGDPIERLKQHLIGLGEWDEERHAALEKELNELVIASYKEAESHGTLHDGPLSPVESIFEDVYAEPDWRLRRQRQDLGV